The nucleotide sequence CGTCCCGGCAGATCGCAGCCGACCCGGCCCGCCTGGTGGCGTGGTTGCTGCGGGCCGCTCTCCCTGTGGGCGAGGATCAGGCTGTGGCCGCCGCCACTGCCCTGAACGACGACGGCCACTATGCCCGGGCCGCGGAACTCATCGCCACACTCGGCACGGCTCCCGGTTCGCACCGGCTGGCGTACCAAGGGGTCGTGGCCGCCCTCGGCCAGGGCGACCTCGAGGCTGCCACAGCCCATCTGGCGGTCCTCGCCGCGGTGGAGGACCGGCTCGACCCCGCAGCATGGACCCTGTACAAGATCGAGGAGTCCCGGGCGCGGCGACTGCGCCCGCCCGCCGACGCGGCCGAACCGCTCACCGAGGCCGCGGAGAGGCTGGCCGGCTGGCAGCGCGACGCGCAGACGGACGGGGACGAGCGGGCAGCGGCGGAACTGGCCCGGCTCGGCCGCAAGGTGTTCCTCGCGCGTGCAGAACTCGCGTCGTTCGAAGGGCGCTACCGCGACAACCTGGAGACCCTGCCAGGCCTCGTGGAGACCGATGCGTCCGCGTCCGCGGACCGCGAGGACCGCGAATTCCAGGTCGTGGTCCAGTCACTGCTCCTCGAAGCGCAGGCCACGGTGGACCAGCGGTCGGCGGGCTATGACCTGGCGCGATCGCTGGTACGTCGGCTGGCGCATCCCGACGTGTCCTATCGGGTCGCAGATGCTGCGCTGCTCCGCGTCGAGACCGCGTTCCTGCTGACGGGCGGCTGGAGCGAGGTGGCCGAGCTCCTGGAATCGATCCGGCGTTCCTCCGACCGGTGGTCGTTCAGGCGGGGCTCGCTCACCCAGCTGTCCGAAGGCCTGGCGATGGTCGGGCTCGGCCGTGCCCGTGACGCCGTGAGCGTCCTGGAACCGGTGGTCGAGCAGTTGCGCGTCACTGATCCGCACGGGATCCTGCCGCTCGCAGGAGCTGCGCTCACCTATTGCCACGCGCTCGCCAGTCCACTGGAGCACGTGATCGCATACCTTCCCTTGTCCGAGCCGGGCCGCGGGAACTCGTGGGTGGTGCGCCGTGCTGCGCGGCACTACCAGCTCCTGGCGTCGGCCCGTACCGAGAACCGCGGAGAGGCTGCACGCAGGTTGCAGGAGCGTGCCTCGAAGGACCTGCAGGATGGGGCGAGCATCTGGGCCCTCGTGAGCCTGGCCGCCGCGGTGCGCCTCGGCCGCCAGGAAGCCGTTGCCGACCTCGGGGCGCTTGCTGCCTCATTGCAGGGACCGCTTGCACGGGCCTGCACCCTGTACTCACGGGCGCTCCTGCACTCCGACGTCGGGCTGCTGATCGAGGCGATGGAGTGCGCCGCAGCCTCGGGCGACTACCGCCTGGCGGCGGACATCGCACAGTCCGGCATCAACGCCACCACCCGCAACCAGGACCGGTCGGGGTTGCGGATCATCCAGCGACGGCTGAAGGAACTGCTACCCGATGCACCACAGGCCACCGCCGCCGCTGCGAACCTCGACCTCCTCACCGCCCGCGAGCGTGAGGTCGCGGCGATGGCTGCAGCCGGCAGCAGCAACCGGGTGATCGCCCAGAAGCTGTTCGTCTCCGTTCGGACGGTGGAAGGCCATCTGTATCAGGTGTACTCGAAGCTCAACGTCAGTACCCGGACCGAACTCGCTGAACTCGTTCCGGCGGAGAGCGACTTCTGATGTTCTCCGCACTGTCCGGTGATGTTCCCCTCGTCGGCCGGAGCACGCTGCTCTCGGCCATCGAGGAGACGCTCGGGCAGGATGATGTGTACGGTGCCTTCGTCTACGGGGACACCGGCACGGGCAAGAGCGTCATGGCGCGGCACCTCCTCAAGCGCCTGCAGGGTCAGTTCGCCCCGTTCCTCGTGACACCGGCTTCCGCCCTCGGCGCCATCCCGTACGGTGCCCTCGGCCCGTTCCTGACGGACGCGACCGCGGAGGACATGGCCTCACCGCTGTCCGTCCTTCGCATGGTGATGTCGTTCCTCCGGGGAAGGGCCAACGGGCGCCCGATCCTCGTCATCGTCGACGACGCCCACCTGCTCGACGACGACAGCAGCCACCTGCTGGCCCAGCTCGTCACGTCGCGGACCGTCCGGCTTGCCGTGTTCTCCCGGTCCGTCACGCCGGTGTCCGACGAACTCGTGTCACTGTGCCGCGACGGCCTGCTCGAGAGGTACGACGTCGCACCGCTGGGCTATGTGGACGCGCGGGAACTGTGCACGCAGGTCCTCGGAGCCGGCATCGTCCGGGGGGCGAGTGACCGCCTGTGCGACGAGGCCTCCGGGAATCCGCTGTTCCTCAAGGCGATCCTCGACGAGGCGCTGATGAACGGGAGCCTGACCAAGCCCGAGGGCGTCTGGACCCTGGCCGACGGCGAGCTCAATGTGCCGGCCGCACTGATCGACCTCGTGCGCGCCATCACCTTGGAACTGGACGACCTCCAGCGGAAGGCGTTCGACGTGCTCGCCCTGGGCGAGGTGGTCGCCTTCGCGGACCTCGTGAGTGTGAGCAGCGAAGAGGCCGTGTTCGCGCTTCTCTCCGAGGGGCTCATCCAAAGCGCACCCGACAATCCAGCGTTCGCCATGCACATGCACGACCTCTACGCCCGCATCGCGCGCAAGCTGATCCCGGTGGGCCGCAGCAACGCACTCCACCGGGAACTGCGGTCGAAGAGCCATCTGCTGCCCCTTCCGCCGCGGGCACAGATCAGGCATGCGCTGTGGAGCCTGGACTGCGGCGAACCCGTGGCGGACGAACAGCTGCTCGAACTGGCCGGCCTGGCGCTGACCCTTCTGGATCCCCGATCGGCACTGAGGCTCGCGAGCGCAGTGCGGGCAGAACGCCTCGCGACGGGAGCGCAGGTGAACCGCGCGATCGCCCTGTTCGAACTGTCCCGGCTCGAGGAGTCCCGGAACCTGTCGAAGGGGCTTCTCGAGAAGGGCGGGACTCCCGGCCTGATCGCCGCTGCGGGTGTCCTCGAGGTGAGGCAGCTTCTCGCCGCCGGCGAGGACGTCGCGGGGACGGAGGACGTCGTAGCCCGTTGGTCCGATGCGCTGAACGCCCTGGGGCCGGACTCCCCGGATTCCTCGACTTCCCCCGAGGCAGAGGACTCCGCGCCGGGAACGCCGCCGGGTACTTTCGCCGCAGACCTGCCCACGAGCGAGCAGCACCGTGTCGTGATGCAGGGATTCGGCTGGAACCTCATCGGGCGCTACGGCGAGACTGTCGAGACTCTCCGCCCACTCGTCGCAGCCGGCAGCAGCAGCCACCGCGTGATGGTCCTGGCACACGCTTTCCTGGCCGAAGCACTCGGTGCGCTCGGGCGGGGCTCCGAGGGGCGGCAGCACTCCGCCACCGCCCTGACCCTCGCGGAATCGCACGCGCCACCCATGCTGGACCTGCATCGGCTGGTGTTCTTCCGCCACGTGAGCCTGCTCGTGCACAGCGGGGATTTCCTGGCGGCCCAGCAGGCCGTGGACGAGTACGCGCCGGGGGCGGGCCGTGACTACTCGTTCATCAGTGGGAGCCTCGCTGTCCTCGACGCCGCAACCGACATCCGTCGCGGGCAATTCTCCAGCGGCCTCGGGAAACTGCGTCCCGCCCTGGCCTCCCTGCGTGTCAGCGATCAGGACGCCCTCCTGCCCTATGCCCTCGGTGTCACCGCCTGGGCTGCAGCTGCCCTGGGCCAGCCGGATCTCGTGTCCCTCTGTTCGGCGGAGCTGGCGCACATCCAGCACCGGGGGAGTCGTCAGTATTCACTGCTCGGCAGGGCGTTCGACGACGCCGCCCAGACACTCCTCCTTCGGGGTGCCAGGGAGTCGGCCCTCCTGGAGTTTGCCGCCGAGGCCCACGGCAACGGGTGGTTCAGCTGCGAGAAGGACATCCTCGAACTCGCGACGGCGCTCGGCAACGAGCGGTCCCCGGAGCTCTTGGCGCGCGTGTCCGGCACGCTCGAGGGAGCGGAGGCGGACGTCCTGCACGCCTACGCCTCGGCGCTGGTCTCCCATGATGCGGCCGGCTTGGCCGAAGCAGGGGATCGCGCCGAGTTGTTCCAGAAATACCTGCTCGCCACGGATGCCTGCCGCCGGGCGATGGAAGCATATGCCGAATTGGGGGATGCGCGGTCGCAGCGTGCGCTTGCCGCCGTCGTTCGCCGGCGCCGTGGCATGATCGACGGCGGCCTGCTCGTGGAGCCCGTGGAACTCGAGGGTTCCTCGCCGCTCACCTCGCGGGAACGGGAGATCGCCCTGCTTGCCCTGCGGGGACTGTCCAACAAGGAGATCGCGCGGAGCCTGACCGTCTCCACCCGGACCGTCGAGGGGCACCTTTACCGCATCTACGTCAAGCTGGGAATAGGCCGGCGCGAAGAGCTTGCGGCCGAACTCGAACCACTGTTGCGCGGTACGTAGCAGGGGCCGTCCGGATAAGTAATCCCGGGGTTTATCTGAGTAGTTCCCGATTTGATTAGGGTCTGGATTACTCGTGATGGCCCCCCATCATCCGCCTAGAGTTGTCTCAGTCGAAGATGGCGAAACCGGAGATCCGGACACCATCTACGGCCCATGTTCTGGGTCGGCGGCGTAGGAGTTCTCTTGAGACCAGGACTTCGTCCCCAGCCGTCGCCGACCCTCATAGTTGCTCCGACGGCACCTCGAGAGGTGCCAGGGAGCATCGGATAGCGGATCGGCCCTCCAACGACGGGGGGCCGATTCGCTTTAATAGGCAGTTCGTCGGCCGGGCGGAGCTCGCTGTACCCCACAGCAGAGGCCCCGGGCGGGATGCCCGGGGCCTCTACGGAACGTCGGAGACGGGGAGTCTCAGGCCGCGATGTCCTTCGGGCGGTGGCGGGAAGCGGCCAGGGCCGCGGTGCCAAGTGTCAGGGCGCCGATCCCGGCGGCCCCCCACAGGGCGGTCGAGTCATCGAGACCGGTGCTGGCAAGGCCGCCGGCAGGGCCCTGACCGGTCGTGGGGGTCTGGGCCACACCATCGACGACAGATACCTGGGCTGTGGCCGTCGCGCCCGACCCTGTTCCAACGGCGGTGAGCGTACAGGCCCCGGGAACGTTCAGAACGGCGCGATAGGTGAAATTGCCCTGTGCATCGGCGACGACGGTGGCCGACTCGATCGATGAATAGTCACTCCCGTTGCAGGTGACAGTGATCGTCACGGATTCCCCGGGGGTCATGCCAGAACCGGTGAACGTCGCGGCCCCTCCGGGAGAGACGGTGCCGGTATCCACTCCTCCCCGGGCGGGAGCGGCAGGGTAGTCGAGGGCAGCAGCAGCTGTAGCACCCGAGAGGGTGAGGGCGCCGGCGATGGCGACAGTAGCCATAATTCTCTTCATGAGTTCTTCCCAACGTAGAGGTGACCGAGAGAGACCGAAAGTTCTCCAGCTCGATTCTTTCCACGCCGAGCGCCCTTGTCCGGGGAGTGAGGAAGAACGGGTAAGTACTCGTGAAAGGCAGGTAGGGCGCACCGGGCGGGACGTAGCGCCACGAGTGATGAAGCCCGAGGATCGTCGGGTCACAGGTGAGTGCGGCGTCCTACTCGATCCGCTCGCGTACATGGCCTGCCGGCTTAAACGAACGAAGCGGACAGGCCGGGAAGAGCCTGTCCGCTTCGTTGTTGGTGTGCGGGAGTTATGCTCCGGCGCCTGCGCGGCGACGCGATACCACGATGCTGCCGGCGCCCAGGCCGAGTGCACCGATGCCCGCTGCGCCCCAGAGGAACATTGCGGAATCGATACCGGTGTTGGCGAGGCCGCCCTGGCCGGTGGTGGTTCCGCCGGTGGTTCCGCCGGTCGTGCCCGTGGTGGTTCCGTCTGCAGCGTTGGCCGAGTCGACGACGACGGTCTGGGTCAGCGACTTGCCTGCGGCGTTGGAAGCGGTCAGCGTGTAGACGCCCTCTTCCTGGAGCTTGACGGAGTAGGAGAAGTTCCCCTTCGCGTCAGCCTTGACCTGTTCGGTCAGAACAACAGCGTTGAGCACGATGAGGCCGTTGCGGGCCGAACCAGCCCCCCGGGGACTGAACCCGGGGCCGCCCGGCCTGCCGTTGGAGCGGTCAACGGTGATGGTGATTGTTTCGAACGGACCGAAGAAGCCATCGACGCCGGTGAAGGTGACGGTTGCGCCCGGCGTAACGGTGCCGTCGCTGACGGCACCGCCCTGTGAGGGTACGTAGGCGGGGGTGGACACGGGTGCTGCCTGCGCGGCGCCTGCTCCGAGGAAAGTAAGGGTCCCGGCGATGGCCAGGACGGAGGCGGTTTTGTTCATGATGGCTCCCCAGAAAGTTTTTGAGACGAGAGAAAAACAGGTGAAGTGACCGGGCTTTCGTTCCCCAAACGCCCTGAATCTACTTCCCGTACCCTATAGCACTGCCGCGAAATACTCTAATGACCGACACGTACTACTTGGATGAGAAGCATCTCCACTCACAAATTAGCAGTGCTGCTCGAGTATGAGAAGGAGCGCCGGGCGTATCAGCAAGATGTAACGCACTGTTAACCTTGGCGTCCAAGGGTCTCTAGGCGCACGCCCCTGTGGACTCCAGAGGGAGGACGACGTCTGCGGGATCCTGCACGGTGGGGGTGACGTCCAGGGCGGGTTCGTTCTCCTGGACCACCTTCGTGAAGTCCATCTCGATCGTCGCTGTGTCGCCCGGGCCCAACTCGGTGGTCAGGACGCCTACCGGCCGGTTGCCGTGCGCGAAAGACCCGAGGGGGATGTCCTTGCCGTTGAGCCGGGCGGTCTGCAGGAGTGACTGCGCTGGGCCGTAGGCGACCGTGTTCGTCTGCACTCTGCCAGGAGCGACGCCGAAAGCGCCGGCGCCGGTCACGTAGGCCGGCAATGACGTGGCAGCATCGGCCGGAGCGCTGTTCGCGAGCGTCACCCGAACCGTGTACTGCGAGTACCCGTCGTCCGAGCACTCCCGCAGAAGTTGTACTGTCCTGCGGACGTAATAGTCCATCTTGGCGCCAGTGCCGTCGTTGAAGTAGACACCGAAGGAGGCGCCGCCCACCATGGGGCCCGTTGCCGCACCGGCTATCCCGGTTCGCGCAATGAGCTCCTGCTCGGCAGGAGCGGCGGACCAGAGGTAGAGCCGGCCCTGGTCCGAACTCGTGACGAGGGCCTCCACCAGTTGCTCGCTGTCGCCCTGACCGCCGGCGAGGGCGCCGAAGACCTTGCCGGCCACCGCTGCGAAGTACTCATCCTGCAGGGCGGGTTCCTCGATCTGTGCATACACATCCGACAGGAGCGTGGGAACCACATTGGTGGAGTCGAGTGCCGTGGGCAATTCGGTCTCGGCGAGCAGAGCGTCCACTTCCGGGTCGTCGAAGGTCCCCAGTTCCACTGGTCCTGTAGCCCGGAGAATATTGGCGAGCACCACCGGATCCAGGGCGATCACCCCGTCGATGCGGGAGCCTTCGTGTCGCTCTTCCCACATGGTCTTCGCCGTCTGGGCGGCTGTGGGGAAGTCGGGGGTCAGGTTGACGCTCTGGATGTAGGCCCCCATGCGGTACGAGTAGATCTGTTCCTGTTCTGTATCCACCTCGACGGGCGGGTCGAACTTCCCCATCTCACTGGAACTGCCCTGGTCGGTGAGGGCAATGCGACCATCGTCCGCAGTGAGCACGGCGAGGGCACCGGAAATCCCACCTGTCGCGCGAGTCTCCGCGCTGTTCTGGACCAGCACCAGGTAGTTCCGTGGGCCGTCGGCCCCCATCATGGCGGGGAGGAGCTGCGCGGCACGGGAGGCACTGTTCAGCGGTGCGCGGACGTCGTCGAGCTCGCCGACAGCCTGCTGGAGGGGGCCAGCAACCTGAGGTAAAAGCCTGGTGTTGTCGATGCCGTCCAGCCGGTCGTAGGACAACTGAACCGTGGTCGCGGCCGAGGCGAGTGTCGGCGCGATGCCCGCTAACGGGGCAACATCCACCCGGCCATTCGCGGGAGTGAGCGCATCCCAGTCGAGGGTTTCCACCTTGTCGAGCATTGGAGCCACGGCACGGTTGACGACGTCGTCCGCCGAGACGGTGACCTCGCTGATGGCCGAAAAGTTCGCACCGATCAGCGGCAGGATGCCCGCGGCCTTCCACAGCGGGTCCGTACCGGCAGTACGGGCGTCGGTGGTATGACGCTCGACGTCGTCGAGCGTCATACCCGCCGCGGGCAGGTCTCTGGCGGTCACCTGCTCCTGAAGCGCGGGGAGGAGCACCATGGCGGACTCGAGGTTCTGCTTGATCTGCACCGCGCGAAAGGCGAGCCAGCCACCGCAGATGGCGAGGAGGAGGACGGCGATGCCGGCGCCCAGCAGCACTCGCCGCAGGACAAGGCGGCGCGGGTTTCGAGAGCGCCGGGTGCGGGGAGACTGCTGGTTCTCCTGTGCTGGTCCTGCTGGCGACGCGCTACTGGGTGTCACTCACGGTCCTATCGTGCGGCGCCGCTATGGCGTAGGGGTGAAAGCGGGGATCTAGACAGCGCCATGGCTGGCGAAGA is from Arthrobacter burdickii and encodes:
- a CDS encoding helix-turn-helix transcriptional regulator; translated protein: MRSHNLVQSHPLPPATQPLRVAAPRPDQSPVHGPFIGRAEEMTGILRAVREPGSAGAVVVGAHGAGKTAVLQHVQRFLGDTYLIHVRGLHSAAPFPFRALSFLLSELAATVTHPALVFGAVSTHLQTEAGGRRVVFAVDNAEHLDRSSSALIGQLVAGNVASVILTVTDFAKADPAFMTLWRNASLRRFDLRPFTFADTGLFVESELGAPASRECIEALWAVGGGNLPATRAALKGFVQRGTLTRRGEAWVLLPDRLGTGQEVVGNSPLLLALTPDQRNIVNLVALAGALDWFDLARRADPADLDTLQDAGILVVDSEVEPRVRLATPGLSVAVAQAIGTAEALDLYQHLQGLPAASRQIAADPARLVAWLLRAALPVGEDQAVAAATALNDDGHYARAAELIATLGTAPGSHRLAYQGVVAALGQGDLEAATAHLAVLAAVEDRLDPAAWTLYKIEESRARRLRPPADAAEPLTEAAERLAGWQRDAQTDGDERAAAELARLGRKVFLARAELASFEGRYRDNLETLPGLVETDASASADREDREFQVVVQSLLLEAQATVDQRSAGYDLARSLVRRLAHPDVSYRVADAALLRVETAFLLTGGWSEVAELLESIRRSSDRWSFRRGSLTQLSEGLAMVGLGRARDAVSVLEPVVEQLRVTDPHGILPLAGAALTYCHALASPLEHVIAYLPLSEPGRGNSWVVRRAARHYQLLASARTENRGEAARRLQERASKDLQDGASIWALVSLAAAVRLGRQEAVADLGALAASLQGPLARACTLYSRALLHSDVGLLIEAMECAAASGDYRLAADIAQSGINATTRNQDRSGLRIIQRRLKELLPDAPQATAAAANLDLLTAREREVAAMAAAGSSNRVIAQKLFVSVRTVEGHLYQVYSKLNVSTRTELAELVPAESDF
- a CDS encoding helix-turn-helix transcriptional regulator; amino-acid sequence: MFSALSGDVPLVGRSTLLSAIEETLGQDDVYGAFVYGDTGTGKSVMARHLLKRLQGQFAPFLVTPASALGAIPYGALGPFLTDATAEDMASPLSVLRMVMSFLRGRANGRPILVIVDDAHLLDDDSSHLLAQLVTSRTVRLAVFSRSVTPVSDELVSLCRDGLLERYDVAPLGYVDARELCTQVLGAGIVRGASDRLCDEASGNPLFLKAILDEALMNGSLTKPEGVWTLADGELNVPAALIDLVRAITLELDDLQRKAFDVLALGEVVAFADLVSVSSEEAVFALLSEGLIQSAPDNPAFAMHMHDLYARIARKLIPVGRSNALHRELRSKSHLLPLPPRAQIRHALWSLDCGEPVADEQLLELAGLALTLLDPRSALRLASAVRAERLATGAQVNRAIALFELSRLEESRNLSKGLLEKGGTPGLIAAAGVLEVRQLLAAGEDVAGTEDVVARWSDALNALGPDSPDSSTSPEAEDSAPGTPPGTFAADLPTSEQHRVVMQGFGWNLIGRYGETVETLRPLVAAGSSSHRVMVLAHAFLAEALGALGRGSEGRQHSATALTLAESHAPPMLDLHRLVFFRHVSLLVHSGDFLAAQQAVDEYAPGAGRDYSFISGSLAVLDAATDIRRGQFSSGLGKLRPALASLRVSDQDALLPYALGVTAWAAAALGQPDLVSLCSAELAHIQHRGSRQYSLLGRAFDDAAQTLLLRGARESALLEFAAEAHGNGWFSCEKDILELATALGNERSPELLARVSGTLEGAEADVLHAYASALVSHDAAGLAEAGDRAELFQKYLLATDACRRAMEAYAELGDARSQRALAAVVRRRRGMIDGGLLVEPVELEGSSPLTSREREIALLALRGLSNKEIARSLTVSTRTVEGHLYRIYVKLGIGRREELAAELEPLLRGT
- a CDS encoding LPXTG cell wall anchor domain-containing protein, with the protein product MNKTASVLAIAGTLTFLGAGAAQAAPVSTPAYVPSQGGAVSDGTVTPGATVTFTGVDGFFGPFETITITVDRSNGRPGGPGFSPRGAGSARNGLIVLNAVVLTEQVKADAKGNFSYSVKLQEEGVYTLTASNAAGKSLTQTVVVDSANAADGTTTGTTGGTTGGTTTGQGGLANTGIDSAMFLWGAAGIGALGLGAGSIVVSRRRAGAGA
- a CDS encoding DUF4012 domain-containing protein; this encodes MTPSSASPAGPAQENQQSPRTRRSRNPRRLVLRRVLLGAGIAVLLLAICGGWLAFRAVQIKQNLESAMVLLPALQEQVTARDLPAAGMTLDDVERHTTDARTAGTDPLWKAAGILPLIGANFSAISEVTVSADDVVNRAVAPMLDKVETLDWDALTPANGRVDVAPLAGIAPTLASAATTVQLSYDRLDGIDNTRLLPQVAGPLQQAVGELDDVRAPLNSASRAAQLLPAMMGADGPRNYLVLVQNSAETRATGGISGALAVLTADDGRIALTDQGSSSEMGKFDPPVEVDTEQEQIYSYRMGAYIQSVNLTPDFPTAAQTAKTMWEERHEGSRIDGVIALDPVVLANILRATGPVELGTFDDPEVDALLAETELPTALDSTNVVPTLLSDVYAQIEEPALQDEYFAAVAGKVFGALAGGQGDSEQLVEALVTSSDQGRLYLWSAAPAEQELIARTGIAGAATGPMVGGASFGVYFNDGTGAKMDYYVRRTVQLLRECSDDGYSQYTVRVTLANSAPADAATSLPAYVTGAGAFGVAPGRVQTNTVAYGPAQSLLQTARLNGKDIPLGSFAHGNRPVGVLTTELGPGDTATIEMDFTKVVQENEPALDVTPTVQDPADVVLPLESTGACA